In the Harmonia axyridis chromosome 3, icHarAxyr1.1, whole genome shotgun sequence genome, one interval contains:
- the LOC123675195 gene encoding ejaculatory bulb-specific protein 3-like, giving the protein MYSLVIVAVVAFSAIVKCDDFYSSKFENIDIDAIIKNERLLQNHFNCLLEGKGCTPEAEELKNHIPEIMETCCAKCTDKHKEGAKKMTQYLKDNKPEYIKQMLDKYDPDRKYAKKCAENLQSGGIDLSSF; this is encoded by the exons ATGTACTCTCTTGTGATTGTCGCAGTTGTTGCATTCTCAGCAATCGTGAAATGCGATGACTTCTATTCTTCGAAATTCGAGAATATCGACATCGATGCCATCATTAAAAATGAAAGATTACTCCAGAATCATTTCAATTGCCTTTTGGAAGGAAAGGGTTGCACACCAGAGGCTGAAGAATTGAAAA ACCATATCCCAGAAATTATGGAAACTTGCTGTGCCAAATGTACAGACAAGCATAAGGAAGGAGCCAAGAAGATGACCCAATACTTGAAGGATAACAAACCAGAGTACATCAAGCAAATGTTGGATAAATATGACCCTGATAGAAAATATGCCAAGAAGTGTGCCGAGAATCTCCAATCTGGCGGAATTGACCTTAGCAGTTTctaa